A single genomic interval of Hippoglossus stenolepis isolate QCI-W04-F060 chromosome 24, HSTE1.2, whole genome shotgun sequence harbors:
- the LOC118103393 gene encoding uncharacterized protein LOC118103393, with translation MEDRNTQDGPVDSEEKPHFCGRDVPERMFRSVLLLLAVSGLQAVPIAVPRGLQKTSSTYQLPDGFQMGTEHDTDIRRPIPDSYRQGTELSRRFLVDLNTGLVQDNIAVIRPSLGNGFGEMERRQWLTDEIPVDVPAQKNGGGWVRVEMVSDRELNPSEPHMSIPDGFRQGTEPHMSILDGFRQGTEPHMSILDGFRQGTEPHMSILDGFRQGTKPLKSIPDGFRQGTKPLKSIPDGFRQGTKPLKSIPDGFRQGTEPLKSIPDGFRQGTEPFLSIPDGFRQGTEPFLSIPDGFRQGTEPFLSIPDGFRQGTEPFMSIPDGFRQGTEPFLSIPDGFRQGTEPFLSIPDGFRQGTEPFMSIPDGFRQGTEPFMSIPNGFRQGTEPSASRIQTQTVECKGEVINGNCYEFNPTPLTFQDAQVICRALAPNAELASVPSSDLHSRLVSLVTEGGEKNPVLTWLGGTVKNQKASWVDGSEWGYSDWKPGHPNIQTDKPVCLEMFQIDESWWTAADCDLRRASICSYPITA, from the exons ATGGAGGATCGCAACACGCAAGACGGTCCAGTTGACAGCGAGGAAAAGCCGCACTTCTGTGGGAGAGACGTCCCGGAGAG GATGTTCAGGTccgtgctgctgctcctggcAGTGTCAG GCCTCCAAGCCGTCCCAATCGCAGTCCCTCGAGGTCTGCAGAAGACATCTTCAACCTACCAGCTCCCCGATGGCTTTCAAATGGGCACCGAACACGACACTGACATCCGTCGACCCATTCCAGACAGCTACAGACAAGGTACTGAGCTCTCCAGAAGGTTCCTGGTTGACCTCAACACTGGCCTGGTGCAAGACAACATCG CTGTCATCCGCCCCTCTCTTGGGAATGGGtttggagagatggagagaagacagTGGCTGACAGATGAGA TCCCTGTTGATGTTCCAGCCCAGAAGAATGGTGGTGGTTGGGTGCGGGTGGAG ATGGTTTCAGACAGGGAACTGAACCCTTCAGAACCTCACATGTCTATCCCAGATGGTTTCAGACAGGGAACTGAACCTCACATGTCTATCCTAGATGGTTTCAGACAGGGAACTGAACCTCACATGTCTATCCTAGATGGTTTCAGACAGGGAACTGAACCTCACATGTCTATCCTAGATGGTTTCAGACAGGGAACCAAACCCCTTAAGTCTATCCCAGATGGTTTCAGACAGGGAACCAAACCCCTTAAGTCTATCCCAGATGGTTTCAGACAGGGAACCAAACCCCTTAAGTCTATCCCAGATGGTTTCAGACAGGGAACCGAACCCCTTAAGTCTATCCCAGATGGTTTCAGACAGGGAACCGAACCCTTCCTGTCTATCCCAGATGGTTTCAGGCAGGGAACCGAACCCTTCCTGTCTATCCCAGATGGTTTCAGACAGGGAACCGAACCCTTCCTGTCTATCCCAGATGGTTTCAGACAGGGAACCGAACCCTTCATGTCTATCCCAGATGGTTTCAGACAGGGAACCGAACCCTTCCTGTCTATCCCAGATGGTTTCAGGCAGGGAACCGAACCCTTCCTGTCTATCCCAGATGGTTTCAGACAGGGAACCGAACCCTTCATGTCTATCCCAGATGGTTTCAGACAGGGAACCGAACCCTTCATGTCTATCCCAAATGGTTTCAGGCAGGGAACTGAACCCTCTGCCTCTAGAATCCAAACACAGACAGTGGAATGTAAGGGAGAGGTCATCAATGGAAACTGCTATGAGTTCAACCCCACACCATTAACCTTCCAGGACGCACAG GTCATCTGCAGAGCTCTTGCCCCAAATGCTGAGCTTGCATCTGTACCCAGCAGTGATCTGCATTCTCGCCTGGTTTCCCTGGTGACCGAGGGTGGTGAGAAAAACCCTGTGTTGACCTGGCTGGGAGGCACCGTCAAG AACCAGAAGGCATCATGGGTAGACGGGTCGGAGTGGGGTTACAGTGACTGGAAGCCGGGCCACCCCAACATTCAGACTGACAAACCTGTGTGTTTGGAGATGTTCCAGATAG ATGAGAGCTGGTGGACGGCCGCTGACTGTGACCTGAGGAGAGCGTCCATCTGCTCGTACCCAATCACTGCCTGA